A genomic region of Catalinimonas niigatensis contains the following coding sequences:
- the rocD gene encoding ornithine--oxo-acid transaminase, producing the protein MIGHITSSQEAIALEEQYGAHNYHPLPVVLSKGEGVFLWDVEGQKYYDFLSAYSAVNQGHCHPRILDALMEQAKKLTLTSRAFHNDVLGSYEKFITELFGYDKVLPMNTGVEGGETAIKLCRKWAYTIKKIPENQAKIIFVDGNFWGRTLAAISSSTDPQSRRGFGPYMPGYELIPYNDLSALEKALEDPHVAGFMVEPIQGEAGVMVPYSGYLKQAYALCKQKNVLFIADEVQTGIARTGRLFACQHEDFRPDILILGKALSGGVMPVSAVLADDEVMLCIHPGEHGSTFGGNPLACAVAMAALQVVEDEKLSERAEKLGRIFRQRMQQLVDKSQLVSLVRGKGLLNAIVINDTEDSSTAWDICLQLKENGLLAKPTHGNIIRFAPPLVISEEQLYECCDIIERTITEFKKV; encoded by the coding sequence ATGATTGGTCATATTACAAGCAGCCAGGAAGCAATAGCATTGGAGGAACAGTACGGAGCGCATAATTATCATCCGCTTCCAGTGGTTCTGTCTAAAGGAGAGGGTGTATTTTTGTGGGATGTGGAAGGGCAAAAATATTATGATTTTTTATCTGCCTATAGTGCAGTAAACCAGGGGCACTGCCATCCACGGATTCTAGATGCGTTAATGGAGCAGGCAAAAAAGCTCACGCTTACTTCACGTGCATTTCATAATGATGTACTAGGTTCCTACGAAAAGTTTATCACTGAGCTTTTTGGATATGATAAAGTACTGCCTATGAACACTGGAGTAGAGGGTGGCGAAACTGCCATTAAGTTATGTCGCAAATGGGCTTATACCATCAAGAAAATACCTGAGAATCAGGCTAAGATTATCTTTGTAGACGGTAATTTTTGGGGCCGTACACTTGCAGCCATTTCTTCTTCAACCGATCCTCAGAGTCGCCGCGGGTTTGGCCCATATATGCCCGGATATGAATTAATCCCTTACAACGATTTATCAGCACTGGAAAAAGCATTGGAAGATCCACATGTAGCAGGGTTTATGGTAGAGCCTATTCAGGGTGAAGCTGGGGTAATGGTACCGTATTCTGGTTATCTTAAACAAGCATACGCGCTTTGTAAGCAAAAAAATGTACTTTTTATTGCTGATGAAGTACAGACTGGTATTGCGCGTACCGGAAGACTATTTGCTTGCCAGCATGAAGATTTCCGTCCCGATATTTTAATTTTGGGTAAGGCTTTGTCTGGGGGAGTAATGCCAGTATCAGCAGTACTGGCTGATGATGAAGTCATGCTATGTATCCATCCTGGTGAGCATGGATCTACTTTTGGTGGAAATCCATTAGCTTGTGCCGTAGCTATGGCCGCTTTACAGGTGGTAGAAGATGAAAAATTATCTGAAAGAGCAGAGAAATTAGGTAGAATTTTTCGTCAGCGAATGCAACAGCTTGTGGATAAGAGTCAGTTGGTTTCACTTGTGAGAGGAAAAGGCTTGCTCAATGCCATTGTGATTAACGATACTGAAGATAGCAGCACAGCCTGGGATATTTGTCTTCAGCTAAAAGAAAATGGTTTATTGGCAAAACCAACTCATGGTAATATTATTCGTTTTGCCCCTCCTTTAGTAATTTCCGAAGAGCAGTTATATGAGTGCTGTGATATTATTGAGCGTACAATTACAGAATTTAAGAAGGTTTAA
- a CDS encoding ATP-dependent DNA helicase translates to MPKPSQIIRKKFPFTPTQGQEKLFLLFDQFLTNTNQKRLTLILKGYAGTGKTTVISALVKALPHFDFRSVLLAPTGRAAKVMANYAERSAFTIHKIIYQRTADPHSGKIQFKRRRNYYKQTLFIIDEASMLSDEAGMTGNGLLSDLIDFVFEDDSNKMMLIGDAAQLPPVGQLLSRGLDASYLSSFFRLSILETELTEVMRQDLESGILYNATAIREEVGKENFNILFQTRKFKDVYRMSGDRLEDGLRYAYDKFGKENTIIVCRSNRETVQYNEYIRRSIFFFDQEIEAGDYLMIVKNNYYFLGEDSPAGFLANGDFVEILRVVDLEEMYGLRFATLELQLLDYPDQVPFEAKVILDTLHSPTPALPEEDHNKLYQQVFADYQDAGTKQEQLEAVRSDMYLNALQVKFAYALTCHKSQGGQWDAVFVSQGYLAEDMINQEYLRWLYTAVTRAKGELYLMNFKAEFFE, encoded by the coding sequence TTGCCAAAACCCTCACAAATTATCCGCAAAAAGTTTCCCTTTACTCCTACCCAAGGACAGGAGAAACTTTTTTTGCTTTTTGACCAATTCTTAACCAACACCAATCAGAAACGCCTCACCCTTATTCTGAAAGGCTATGCAGGTACAGGAAAAACTACTGTTATTAGTGCTTTGGTCAAGGCGCTTCCTCATTTTGATTTTCGTTCGGTCTTACTGGCTCCCACTGGCAGAGCTGCCAAAGTAATGGCAAACTATGCGGAGCGTAGTGCTTTTACAATTCATAAGATTATCTATCAACGTACAGCTGATCCACACAGTGGTAAAATACAGTTTAAGCGCAGACGTAATTATTATAAGCAAACCCTTTTTATCATAGATGAGGCTTCTATGCTCTCTGATGAAGCAGGGATGACAGGCAATGGTCTGCTTTCTGATCTGATAGATTTTGTTTTTGAGGATGACTCCAATAAAATGATGCTCATTGGAGATGCTGCCCAATTGCCTCCGGTAGGTCAGCTTCTTAGCCGAGGGTTGGATGCCAGTTACTTATCTTCTTTTTTTCGCCTGTCTATTCTGGAGACAGAGCTGACAGAAGTTATGCGTCAGGATTTGGAATCGGGTATATTGTATAATGCTACTGCGATACGCGAAGAAGTAGGTAAAGAAAATTTTAATATCTTATTTCAAACCCGCAAGTTCAAAGATGTATATCGCATGTCAGGAGATCGTCTTGAAGATGGGCTCAGGTATGCCTATGATAAATTTGGAAAAGAAAATACCATCATTGTCTGCCGATCCAATCGGGAAACAGTACAGTACAATGAATATATAAGAAGAAGTATTTTCTTTTTTGATCAAGAAATAGAAGCAGGAGATTACCTCATGATTGTCAAAAATAATTATTACTTTTTAGGAGAAGATTCTCCCGCAGGTTTTCTGGCCAATGGTGATTTTGTCGAAATTTTGAGAGTGGTAGATCTGGAAGAAATGTATGGTTTACGTTTCGCTACTTTGGAGTTACAGTTATTAGATTACCCTGATCAGGTACCTTTCGAGGCTAAAGTAATTCTTGATACCCTCCATTCACCTACTCCGGCTTTACCAGAAGAAGATCATAATAAGCTTTATCAGCAGGTTTTTGCTGACTATCAGGATGCAGGAACGAAGCAAGAGCAGTTGGAAGCAGTGCGTAGTGATATGTATCTGAATGCTTTACAAGTAAAGTTTGCTTATGCGCTTACCTGTCATAAATCACAGGGAGGTCAGTGGGATGCTGTGTTTGTAAGTCAGGGATATCTGGCCGAGGATATGATCAATCAGGAGTATTTGCGATGGCTTTATACAGCAGTAACCCGTGCTAAGGGAGAGCTATATCTGATGAATTTCAAAGCAGAATTTTTTGAATAA
- the ftsY gene encoding signal recognition particle-docking protein FtsY: MALFGFFSKEKKESLDKGLEKSKDSFFSKMGKAIAGKSTVDDEVLDELEGILATSDVGVDTIIKIIDRIEARVARDKYLSTSELDKILREEIAGLLAENDDNSATARANDFYVPEQHKPYVILVVGVNGVGKTTTIGKLAYQFKKQGKSVLLGAADTFRAAAVDQIKLWGERVGVPVVSHGMNTDPASVAFDAAKQGQESKVDVVIIDTAGRLHNKVNLMNELTKIKRVVQKFIPEAPHEVLLVLDGSTGQNAFLQAKEFTRATEVTALAITKLDGTAKGGVVIGISDQFNIPVKYIGVGEKMDDLQVFNKMEFVDSLFGK, encoded by the coding sequence ATGGCACTATTTGGTTTCTTCTCTAAAGAAAAAAAAGAATCTCTGGACAAAGGGCTGGAAAAGTCTAAAGACAGCTTCTTCTCCAAGATGGGTAAGGCTATCGCTGGTAAGTCTACAGTTGATGATGAAGTCTTAGACGAACTTGAGGGTATACTGGCTACCAGTGATGTTGGAGTTGATACGATAATTAAAATCATTGACCGCATTGAGGCACGGGTGGCAAGAGATAAATATCTCAGTACTTCCGAACTGGATAAAATATTAAGGGAAGAAATAGCAGGCTTACTTGCAGAAAACGATGACAATTCGGCTACCGCCAGAGCCAATGATTTTTATGTACCCGAACAGCATAAGCCATATGTCATTCTGGTAGTTGGAGTGAATGGTGTTGGAAAAACAACAACGATTGGTAAGCTTGCTTATCAATTTAAAAAACAAGGCAAAAGTGTTCTGTTAGGTGCTGCAGATACTTTTAGGGCAGCAGCAGTAGATCAGATTAAGCTTTGGGGCGAAAGGGTAGGTGTGCCCGTAGTCTCGCATGGGATGAATACCGATCCGGCTTCTGTGGCTTTTGATGCTGCCAAACAAGGTCAAGAAAGTAAGGTTGATGTAGTCATCATTGATACCGCAGGACGTTTACACAATAAGGTGAATCTGATGAACGAGCTGACTAAAATCAAGCGCGTTGTTCAGAAGTTTATTCCGGAGGCTCCGCATGAAGTGTTGTTGGTACTGGATGGAAGTACCGGTCAAAACGCTTTTTTGCAGGCCAAAGAATTTACCAGAGCTACTGAGGTCACTGCGCTTGCCATCACCAAACTGGATGGTACTGCCAAAGGCGGTGTAGTTATTGGTATTTCAGATCAGTTTAACATTCCTGTTAAATATATTGGGGTAGGAGAGAAGATGGATGATCTTCAGGTCTTTAATAAGATGGAATTTGTTGACTCTCTTTTTGGAAAATAG
- the rpmG gene encoding 50S ribosomal protein L33: MAKKSKGNRIQVILECTEHKTSGQPGTSRYITTKNRKNTTERLERKKYNPILKKQTVHREIK; this comes from the coding sequence ATGGCTAAGAAAAGTAAAGGTAATCGTATACAGGTAATCCTAGAATGTACTGAACACAAAACCAGTGGTCAGCCTGGTACATCGCGCTACATCACCACCAAGAACCGTAAAAATACGACTGAAAGGTTGGAACGTAAGAAATACAATCCTATTTTAAAGAAACAGACTGTTCACAGAGAAATTAAATAA
- the rpoN gene encoding RNA polymerase factor sigma-54, producing MQKLGLSQTLSQKLSPQQIQFIKLLQIPTAELEARIEQELEVNPALEEGRDEDEGITSSEDDFDSDAERDDHSDDLSIEDYLAEDEFSGYKMYGDGNYSDEEDHDMPVPTNTTLSEQLISQLNFLGLDDRRYQIGLQLIGSIESDGYIRRELEAIINDLAFSQNIDTDLEEVEGLLRKVQQFDPPGIAARNLQECLLLQLERQPDPDKYHRLAIEILRDHFKEFTKKHFDKICRKQGVDENSLREAIGIIIKLNPKPGGIVDSNARTQYVIPDFILTNNSNKLELSLNSRNAPDLKISRSYSDMLQAYDKNKKDKKLKETVTFVKQKLDSAKWFIDAIRQRQQTLLTTMETIIKYQYDFFLTGDESKLKPMILKDIANEIGMDISTVSRVANSKSVQTEFGIYPLKYFFSEGIATESGEDVSSREVKNYLKGLVDHEDKRRPLSDDKLEKLLKDKGYNIARRTVAKYREQLQIPVARLRKEL from the coding sequence ATGCAGAAGCTTGGTTTAAGCCAGACCTTAAGTCAAAAACTTTCTCCTCAGCAAATTCAATTTATTAAGCTCTTACAAATTCCTACGGCTGAACTAGAAGCAAGGATAGAACAAGAGCTTGAAGTTAACCCTGCTTTGGAAGAAGGAAGAGATGAAGATGAAGGAATCACGAGCAGTGAAGACGATTTTGATAGTGATGCTGAGAGGGATGATCACAGTGATGATTTAAGTATAGAAGATTATCTGGCCGAAGATGAATTTAGTGGTTATAAAATGTATGGAGATGGCAACTACTCTGATGAGGAGGATCATGACATGCCCGTACCTACCAATACTACTCTTAGTGAACAATTAATTTCACAACTCAATTTTTTGGGATTAGATGACAGGCGGTATCAAATAGGTTTACAACTCATCGGCAGTATTGAAAGTGATGGATACATTCGCCGTGAATTAGAAGCCATTATTAATGACTTGGCTTTTTCGCAGAACATTGATACTGATTTAGAAGAAGTAGAGGGTTTGTTGAGGAAAGTCCAGCAGTTTGATCCACCAGGTATTGCTGCTCGTAACTTACAGGAATGCCTTCTTTTGCAATTGGAGCGCCAGCCTGATCCTGATAAATACCATAGACTCGCGATAGAAATCCTGAGAGATCATTTTAAGGAATTTACCAAAAAGCATTTTGACAAAATCTGTCGCAAACAGGGAGTAGACGAAAATTCTTTGCGTGAAGCCATTGGTATTATCATAAAGCTTAATCCTAAACCCGGAGGCATTGTAGATAGCAATGCAAGGACTCAATATGTTATTCCTGATTTTATTCTGACTAATAATAGCAACAAGCTTGAACTTTCGCTGAATTCAAGAAACGCCCCTGACCTTAAAATCAGCCGATCTTACTCAGATATGCTACAGGCCTATGATAAGAATAAGAAGGATAAAAAATTGAAAGAAACTGTTACTTTTGTGAAGCAGAAACTGGACTCGGCTAAGTGGTTTATAGATGCCATTCGTCAAAGGCAGCAAACTTTGCTCACTACCATGGAAACAATTATTAAATATCAGTATGATTTCTTTCTGACAGGAGACGAGAGTAAGCTTAAACCTATGATCCTGAAAGACATAGCCAATGAGATAGGTATGGATATATCTACAGTATCCAGGGTAGCCAATAGTAAATCCGTGCAAACAGAATTTGGGATTTACCCCCTTAAGTACTTTTTCTCTGAAGGCATTGCTACTGAATCAGGTGAGGATGTAAGCAGCCGTGAGGTTAAAAATTATCTCAAAGGACTGGTAGATCATGAAGACAAACGGAGGCCTTTATCTGATGATAAATTGGAAAAGCTTCTTAAAGACAAAGGATACAATATCGCCAGACGGACAGTAGCTAAATACAGAGAGCAATTACAAATACCGGTAGCAAGGCTAAGAAAGGAATTATAA
- a CDS encoding DUF4295 domain-containing protein: MAKKSVASMRKEGGKTVAKVIKAVKSPKTGAYTFKEEMVPVDSVKDYLTRK; encoded by the coding sequence ATGGCAAAGAAATCAGTTGCTTCAATGAGAAAAGAAGGTGGTAAAACCGTAGCTAAGGTTATTAAGGCGGTTAAATCACCAAAGACTGGTGCTTATACCTTCAAGGAAGAAATGGTACCGGTAGATTCTGTAAAAGATTATTTGACCAGGAAATAA
- a CDS encoding phosphatase PAP2 family protein: MVRKLSIAISILMHPLLMPTFLFAFLLYYAPVITQPINAKAANYLLLAVLITTFLLPMISITALRFSDFMNKGKITALSIPQRKDRILPFFFTSLFYIITTYMFFSKFRVSQVLVIILAAITLIILIISFLTFFIKVSAHSASAGALMGFLLGLGFKYPQERILWPLLAIILLGGMVMSARLYLNTHRPIDIIIGSIVGFSVSLCSILLFV; encoded by the coding sequence ATGGTGAGAAAATTATCTATTGCCATATCCATTCTCATGCATCCTTTGCTTATGCCTACTTTTCTGTTTGCCTTTTTATTGTATTATGCTCCGGTCATTACGCAACCTATAAATGCTAAGGCGGCCAATTATTTGTTGCTGGCAGTATTAATCACTACTTTTTTACTGCCAATGATCAGTATTACAGCGCTACGTTTTTCTGATTTTATGAACAAGGGAAAAATCACAGCCCTTAGTATACCCCAACGTAAAGATAGAATATTGCCTTTTTTCTTCACCAGCTTGTTCTATATCATTACTACCTATATGTTTTTCAGTAAGTTTAGAGTAAGTCAGGTTCTTGTTATCATTCTGGCTGCGATTACCCTCATCATTCTTATTATCAGTTTCCTTACGTTCTTCATTAAAGTAAGTGCGCATAGTGCCAGTGCAGGGGCTTTGATGGGATTCTTACTAGGTTTAGGGTTTAAATATCCACAGGAAAGAATTTTATGGCCTTTACTTGCCATTATACTCTTGGGAGGAATGGTCATGTCAGCAAGGCTTTATCTTAATACACACCGTCCTATAGATATTATAATAGGAAGTATCGTAGGTTTCTCAGTAAGTCTATGTTCTATACTATTGTTTGTATAA
- the rpmB gene encoding 50S ribosomal protein L28 — MAKVCQITGKRPQVGNNVSKANNKTKRKFYPNLQKKRFYLPEEDRWVTIKVSTSVLRTINKKGITSVLKEAREKGTALV; from the coding sequence ATGGCTAAAGTTTGTCAGATAACAGGTAAAAGACCTCAGGTGGGAAACAATGTTTCCAAGGCTAATAATAAAACAAAGCGTAAGTTTTACCCTAACCTTCAGAAGAAGCGCTTTTACCTTCCGGAGGAAGACCGTTGGGTCACTATAAAAGTATCTACTTCTGTGTTGAGAACGATCAACAAAAAAGGAATTACTTCAGTTTTGAAAGAAGCTAGAGAAAAAGGAACAGCTTTAGTATAG
- the asnS gene encoding asparagine--tRNA ligase, translated as MRLTRTKISLLLQEKTLDQEVLVKGWVRTKRGSKNVAFIALNDGSTIHNLQIVADPGIINEETLRKVTSGACIAVTGKLTASQGQGQSIELYSSKIEILGEADPESYPLQPKKHSFEFLREIAHLRPRTATFGAVYRMRHAMTFAIHKFFHDKGFYCVHTPIVTGSDAEGAGEMFRVTTLNMDKPPRDEEGKIDYKEDFFGKETNLTVSGQLEGELAALALSEVYTFGPTFRAENSNTSRHLAEFWMIEPEMAFYDINDNMDLAEEFLKYLVRYALDHCRDDLEFLNKRALDEEKDKKKEEKSEMSLIERLQFILENDFARVTYTEAIEILRNSKPNKKKKFQFLIERWGADLQSEHERFLVEKHFKRPVILYNYPKAIKAFYMRQNDPESQTGEDTVAAMDVLFPGIGEIIGGSQREERLDKLMQRMDQAHIPHDEMWWYLDTRKFGTAPHSGFGLGFERLLLFITGLGNIRDVIPFPRTPENAEF; from the coding sequence ATGCGATTAACGAGAACCAAAATCAGTTTATTATTGCAGGAAAAAACCCTGGATCAGGAAGTACTGGTAAAAGGGTGGGTAAGGACAAAGCGAGGTAGCAAAAATGTTGCATTTATTGCACTCAATGATGGTTCAACAATTCACAATTTACAGATTGTAGCAGATCCTGGTATAATTAATGAAGAAACCCTTCGGAAAGTTACATCAGGAGCATGCATTGCGGTCACTGGTAAGCTGACTGCCTCACAAGGTCAGGGTCAGTCAATTGAACTTTATTCCTCAAAAATAGAAATATTAGGAGAGGCTGATCCTGAGTCTTATCCTTTGCAACCCAAGAAACATTCCTTTGAGTTCTTACGTGAGATCGCTCATTTGCGTCCTCGCACTGCCACCTTTGGAGCAGTGTATCGTATGCGGCATGCCATGACTTTTGCCATCCATAAGTTCTTTCATGACAAAGGATTTTATTGTGTGCATACGCCAATTGTCACTGGTTCGGATGCAGAGGGAGCAGGCGAGATGTTTAGAGTGACTACCTTAAACATGGATAAGCCTCCCCGTGATGAAGAAGGAAAAATAGATTATAAAGAAGATTTCTTTGGCAAAGAAACCAATCTCACCGTTTCAGGTCAGTTGGAAGGAGAACTGGCAGCCCTAGCATTATCTGAGGTCTATACTTTTGGACCTACTTTTCGTGCTGAAAACTCCAATACTTCCCGTCATTTAGCTGAGTTTTGGATGATTGAGCCGGAGATGGCTTTCTATGATATCAATGATAACATGGATTTGGCAGAAGAATTTCTTAAATATCTGGTTCGCTATGCATTGGATCATTGTAGAGACGATCTTGAGTTTTTGAATAAGCGGGCTTTGGACGAAGAGAAGGATAAGAAAAAAGAAGAAAAAAGCGAGATGTCGCTGATAGAACGTCTTCAGTTTATCCTGGAAAATGATTTTGCAAGGGTAACTTATACGGAAGCGATTGAAATCCTGAGGAACTCTAAGCCTAATAAGAAAAAAAAGTTTCAGTTTTTGATTGAGCGTTGGGGAGCCGATCTGCAATCTGAGCATGAGCGCTTTTTAGTGGAGAAACATTTCAAACGGCCAGTAATTTTGTATAATTATCCCAAAGCAATCAAAGCCTTTTACATGCGTCAAAATGATCCTGAGTCTCAGACAGGAGAAGACACAGTAGCGGCTATGGATGTGCTTTTTCCCGGAATTGGTGAAATCATTGGCGGCTCACAGCGTGAAGAACGTCTGGATAAGCTGATGCAACGCATGGATCAAGCCCATATACCTCATGATGAGATGTGGTGGTACCTGGACACGCGTAAATTTGGTACTGCTCCTCATAGTGGGTTTGGTCTTGGATTTGAACGTTTGTTACTCTTTATAACAGGGCTGGGCAATATTCGTGATGTCATTCCTTTTCCCAGAACACCAGAGAACGCCGAATTTTAA